A genomic region of Parambassis ranga chromosome 7, fParRan2.1, whole genome shotgun sequence contains the following coding sequences:
- the tnfrsf9a gene encoding tumor necrosis factor receptor superfamily member 9a, with protein MAMMLWVLLGLSLLVQGCLCSLGQKGCMKWTPRGDNICCEACFPGNRQVTPCGKRSQDLCTPCETGTWTDDPLSYRCKRCSKCIGVQTHVKNCTATADTQCGCSIGLTCGDKHCSFCVDTCPIGQEPTPARTCRPCPEGTFNDKIHQYCKPWSTKCPQPNQVIVSKGDAVSDIKCADISSSVAPLITTKQREIIFSTVKRTDPDNTGQLFGVIGVAFLFCISIIIIIITIITIAAVKHLQKRKKSKKRIIKPAELHTPTDDPRTLIATECSFHEAQQEQGSSTESLNSKDSSQQLIV; from the exons atgGCTATGATGctgtgggtgctgctgggtCTCTCTCTGCTTGTGCAGGGCTGCTTGTGCAGCCTCGGACAGAAAGGCTGCATGAAGTGGACACCGAGAGGAGACAACATCTGCTGTGAAGCCTGTTTTCCAG GAAACCGTCAGGTGACCCCTTGTGGTAAACGCTCACAGGATCTTTGCACACCGTGTGAAACTGGTACATGGACGGATGACCCTCTGTCATACAGGTGTAAACGTTGTTCAAAGTGTATAG GTGTTCAAACCCATGTGAAAAACTGCACAGCTACAGCTGACACACAGTGTGGCTGTTCAATAGGATTGACCTGTGGAGATAAACACTGCTCTTTCTGTGTGGACACATGTCCCATTGGACAGGAGCCCACACCAGCTC GTACCTGCAGACCATGTCCGGAAGGAACCTTCAATGACAAAATTCACCAGTACTGTAAACCTTGGAGCACCAA GTGTCCCCAACCAAATCAAGTGATTGTGTCTAAAGGAGATGCAGTTTCTGACATCAAATGTGCTGACATCAGTAGTTCAGTTGCCCCATTGATCACTACAAAGCAGCGTGAAATAATCTTTTCCACAGTAAAGCGTACTG ATCCAGATAACACAGGACAGCTTTTTGGGGTCATCGGTGTAGCTTTCCTATTTTGTATtagtatcatcatcatcatcatcaccatcatcacaatTGCAGCTGTGAAACACCTccagaaaagaaagaagtcCAAAAAAAGAATCATAAAACCAGCAGAATTACACACCCCAACAG ATGACCCCAGGACATTAATAGCAACAGAGTGCAGTTTTCATGAGGCCCAACAGGAACAGGGCAGCAGTACAGAGTCACTGAACTCCAAGGACTCCTCACAGCAGCTCATTGTATGA